The genomic DNA GGAGATGATGTACTTCACAAGATTTTTACAGAATTGGCTTATCGATACAAGTGAGAATTCTCCaaccttgtttttctttttttttaatcttggaTCTCTCAACTCTGTTTCATGATATGgatgttttgtgtgtttacagAGATAGAGCTGGTGGATACACAAGAATGCTTCGCACTCGTATACGTGTTGGTGATGCTGCACCAATGGCTTATATCGAGTAAACAAaacttccttttctttattgttCATTCTTCTCACAGAAGCACATTGAATTTCTGAGTTTTCTTTAGCtgcaatgaaaaacaaaatgggacAATGATGATAAGATCAAACATTATCTGGTGTATGTGTAACTGAGATGCCGTTACTGGATTCTCTAATTTTAGGAAGTTTCCTTGGTGAGCTAACTACTGGTTATATACTCTTCCTGATGCAGGTTTATCGATAGAGAGAACGAGCTAAGGCAATCAAAACCAGCAACACCTCAACCGCCACCTCGAGTGCCGCTGGACCCATGGGAAAGATCCCGTCTCACCAGGCAGTATGCACCACCAAAGGAGGAGAAGAGTTCTGATTCCGCCGACCTATAAATATAAGTAtctcttttgctctctctcacACCTAAAGAACATGTTTCTCCTTCGACCCCATAGCTTTTGTGTGTCACGCTATTCATCACTGTCCTCATTTTGTGTTTCACATAAGGTAAAAATAACAAAGTAACTTTGTTTTTATCCTTTGAAACATTTTATATGTAGAAGTTCCCTTGAAACATCAAACTATTTTAGAAGTATTTTTGCTATCATATCGTTACTATTGCCtctttaaaataaatctaaGAAGTTATGAGTCTTCAACCACTCAAAAAGTATGATAAGATTTTAAAGTTTGGAACTTTCTGTTATGACATGATTTATGTGGTTTCTTCCATcactcaaaaaaattatatctttttgattggttgatGACTATGAATCTCAATGAGCGATGACGATAACACCACACTAATAATATTTGACACTACAATAAGGTTACAATGACGACTTCtcatgacattttttttatataaaaccctAAGAACCTCATTTTTCCTTTACAAAAATCAAGCAGTGATCGAAGCCCACTCATCAGCCTGAATAAAATTGGCTACAGAGTAAACATCAACATGCTTCTCTGGTATCTCACTACTCCATGGGACCCTAGTCGATCTAACCGATCCAGGACCTGTATTGTTATACTCACCGTAATACAAAGTCTTCAACGCGAAATCCCCGTTCCAAGGCATCCATCCGTCAGGACTAATCAAAGACTCAAGATTGCAGTTTACAAAAACCGTCCTTGAAAATTCCTTCCATGGCCTTCCCAAGAAGTTCTTATGCCCTTTAGGGTTAGCTTGATACTCCTTCATGTATTCCTCTGTTCCTTTAATCGAACAGTTCCAAAACACAAATCCCGTGGACTGAGCCGCGTCGATCCTCCCGTGTGCTGTGATCGCGTTGTTTGCGCCTTGCTCGACTTTGGAATGTTTTGAAGCGATAAGGATATCACAGTCTTGGAATACAGCAGCTGAGTTACCGAATATAAAGTCTACATTGCCCTCGATTCGACATTGTTTGTAAAACTGACGAAGAGAGTGAGCGTAAAGAGTGTCTTGGTTTCCAAGAAACTCGCAGTTTTCGAGTACAGAGAAATCGCTGTCTGATCTAAACGCAACCGCTTGGTGCGCGTCTGCTCCTGCTGTGTTCTCTATAGTTAAATCACGAGCCATAAACCCATCGCCGAGAACTcctaccaaaaaccaaaaaacatataataacaacaaacattttttagattaagaaacaaaaaaaaatcttggaaCTTTGTCCAAATCTTGGATTAAATTAATATAGACTACTATTATTAGAAGATCTATGTTTATACTAACAAGATCCAATGGACATAATTTTCCAAGTAAGTTGTCTGAATGTCACATGGGTTCTGTCTCTATTGAAACCAGGAACACTCCCATTTAATCGACATAACTTAAAtcttgaaattaataaatactaataTTCTTTTTACGTGGCAGAGCAAATCTAAAACAGTACTATAAAGCCTGATATATCAAtgtcataaaagaaaaaaacaaatttttgttttgactttaatgtttctaaattaaatcaactgaagaaaatataaaagaagttaaaattaataaattcttaaaaatagGGTTTAACGGAAAAAACTCACCGACAGTTGCAGACTCGAACGTTGTCATCCCTGGTTGTCCAACATTCAACGAACCTGTAATTACCGTTTTACCCATTCCGTCTCCGATGAAGACGACGTTCTTTTTCTCAAACGGAACCCTAACGGTTTCCTCATAAACGCCTTCTTTAATCCGTATCACAAACTTAACGGTTCCGTTAGTATCCGGCGCTGCATTAACGGCTTCCTGCACCGTCTTGTGAGTACACCCATTCCCACACACCGTCACGTCTTCCGTTAAACCAGACGGAACCCCTAAATTAGCCTTTGTGCCTGTAGTACCCGAGCCCAAACTCGGCCCAGCTTTCTCCCAAAACCCATCTCGTTCCGTCGCTGGACGGATCCACGAAACGACGTCGTCTCCGAAACTGTCGAACGATAGCATCATGCTCAACGCGTTACCGGTGAGGTTCACGAGGCCTTCGAAGAACGTGACGGTGTCGACGACTTGCTTCGTGTCGTTGACGGTTTTGAGACCTGACCAGCAATCGAACTGGTAAGCTAAAGCAGCGCTCATCCACGCACGAGCGTCTTTGATTTCGCCGCTCGTCACGGCGACGTCTGTTGATTCGGTACGGTGCTGAGCGTAAGAGAGGATCTCGAGGCAAATTTTGGCGATGTTCGTACGGTTTTTGTTATCTGCGGACGAGTCTAGGATAGACTCGATTTTCGATTGGCCGGTTTTGAGATTCTCGTAGGAGACTGAAATCGCGGAGTGGATGATTTGAACCGGTTTAGGATCCGGTGGGACTTGACCCGGTTTAGAGAGGGAAGCGACGCAGTGGTCTGGGAAACGAGTCGCGTTGCAGGCGAGACGGATCTGAGCGATGGGAGGAGGAGGGAGAGGAGTCTCCGGCGGGGGTTTGTCTTTGGAGGTTGGTGGTGATTGGGGTGTTGAGTTGCGGTGGTTGTGGGAGGATTTGGAGACGGTGGCGTAGATGAGGAGAgttaagaggaggaggagaatagAGGACAtggcgatgatgatgaggatgcaGTTACGGGAAAGGACTTTTTTCCGGTGAGGTTTTACGGCGGAGGAAGCAAATGGGGTGGAGGAAGAGGCGGAGAGAGAGTACGGGAGTTTCGGAGAATCCATTGGAGCCGTAGAGAGaagatatttgtatatatttgtgtATTTGGTGTTAATAAcgtttatacaaaaaaaaaattaattgaaagtgggaaaagaaagaaaaaaaagaaactgaaaaattgAAGAATAATTGAGAAATCTCTCTgattgagagaaagagacagaggaTGAGATTCAGAGATTGAGAGCGATAGCCATTGGAGAGGAGACGAGAGTtgatttttctgggtttttgtttttttaaccttttttacgGCTATTgggacaaaaaaagaaaggtttttggAAACTAGTAAAATTAGGGTAAAATTATTCGCTATTTTTTTACCGGTCAATTATTCACACATTCACATTGGTTGAAACGGGCCAAAAAAGATCAACACAACATCCCTTTCGCGTCACGGATTGTTGCATTTTGCTTGTATGATTTTTGGGCCTTTGATGCCCAGCTAACTAACTCATGTATTTACTTAATGATGCATAATAAAACTTTAACCATCCATCTCATTCTCATGTGTTATACTAGTGAGTTTATGTACATTGCTTTTAAGACGAGACATAGCCACATAGGAGTAGGACTAAAGAAACTTATCCACTTCCAACATGGTCTCTTGACTGTAATTtgctacaaaaaaaatccatcgatgcaatttatatatttgatgtgTAGCCTATGAGAAAGATAATaattggagtaaaaaaaacagatggAACAAAATGTATACATCAGTAGTACTTAGTTTATCATTAGGGATCTATAGCCATCGGTGTGATGCGCTTTCTCGCTGGTTTGTTTGAGACAGGTGTGTTAACTTTGCTCTGCATTGgctgtttctcttcctcttgtctTGTTTCCGTCATCACTTCATCGGTTTTCTGCATAACATGATGCTCTTTATCCTTGCCATCTGTCGTAACTAAGCTCGGCAATGGCTGTTTACTCTCTTCGTTTTGTTCTGCTTCAGCCAGTTTATTGCTCTCAGCTGGTCTTGTTTCGGTCATCAGCTCATCAGTTTTCCCTATATGATGCTGTTTCTCCTCACTGTCCACGGGTTTCTTTCCGACTGCAATAGGATTGATGGGTCAAAATCGGATACTGGAAGGTTGAGTGCGAAAGAACTAAGAGCACAAACCTGATATGGGGATGGATTCTCCTAGTTCGTTATCTTCGAATTCAACTACTGTGCAGTAGCCATCTTGTGAGGACAGTGCTAGATACGAGGCATTAGGTGACCTATTGAACAAATGATTATGATATTGGGGCAATAAGCATTTAGATCTGAAGTAAATGTGTATATTCTTTTTACCATGTTATATCAGTTATTGCAGCGTAGTGGAGACCTGCTAAGACTGCAACTGGAGCGACACACTCTGTGTCATATATGTACACCGAATTTAAAGTTGCAATGGCAAAGACAAGACGGTAAGGAAGCTTAAAGAAACCCTCTTCTGCATGATTCAAAATACCATTTAAGATCACCAAAATTAGcagatttaagaaaaatatatacgtCATGACGGCCTTGCTTTTCTGTCATATAAAAAAGAACTTTAAAAATGACATAATATGTACCAGCAGAATTTGAACCACGGAGTTTGAATGCAACAGAGCAAAAACGAACCACTACAACCGGTTTGCTGGCACCTGGAAGCTGCAGTGCAGGTCTGCTTGTGGAAAAAGGAAATGAGCTAGTGTGAGactttttgtcttgttttataAACATCTCAGACATAAGCTCAAGCAGTTGACGTCAATTGGCTACGACTTCCAAACAAGAGATGGTGGGTTGATAATAATCTTACCTTGAAAGGTCCTTCCTAGAAAAGACATAGGTAGCATTCACAGCTTCTGATGTGGGTAAAACCTTGAAAGAACCTGGAAATGCAACACAGTGATGACAAGGACTGTTAGCGACATAAATAATACCCTAGCTAACAATGTGATGATCTAGCCCATCTATGATCTATCCCAACTTTCTGAAAAACAAGACAGGTTTTAAAGTATAATAACCTGCTGGAATGAGTAAAAAAGATCCATCAGGTGACCATGATAATCTTCGAAAGAAAGAAGGCAATGTCTCATCATGAAAGAGATGGGTTTTTATTGTCTGCATAAATGTCATTTTGAAATCAGGAATACTGTGTATTTGTGATGGAATAATGaataaatatttctttctctctgacCTTAGATTCATCACCCCGTTGCTGATCTGCTTTCATGATAACATGCTGGCAAACATAGTTCATTTTTTCAACACCTTTACTCTTTGTTTGAGGCTTATTGACATATATACGGCATGTTCTGTCTGAACTAAGAGAGGCTACATACTTTGCTAAGGGATCCCAGGCAACACCTTGAACATAATGACAGTGGGCATCCAGTATCTGGTGTACAGAACCTTGTAGCAAATACGGAATTTTTTAGAAGCAGAAAAAATCTGGAGCCAAAAACAATTCATCTACTCTTTAGCTTTGCTCACCTTTATTAACGTCCCATATAATGCAAGAGTTGTCCACTGAGCCAGAAATCAGATAAGCATCATCAGGAGACCACTGAAGATCCAGGACATCCTTTCGATGAAATCTAGCAGggcaaacaaaataattatcttaGACTACATTACTGCTTAAGAGATAATGGATAACTTTAGTGCCGCATGCTTCCCACCATGGCCTACTACTACATGTGATTGAGTCCATATTCTTACAACAATGTTACCAACCTACAGAATCATTCCCCCCCTAATGATAGAACAACAGTATTCAATTTAAAGATTACAGAAAGCATGGTAGTGAAGCTAATAATTGAGATGAAAGGACTCACGATAATGACTTGTGAACTTTCCAGGACTGATTGGTTTCACTAGGATGTAACTTCCATATGATTAGCTCACCTCCTgcattataacaaaaatataactgCGCAATTAGTTTCTTGACAAATACACACTTGTATCATAGTAACCAGATATGCTCGTTCTCAGTCATACCATCTGCTCCTGAGGCAAGTAGTTCCCCTGCACATTATCACAAAACACTCGTCACCACTAGATGGCACATAAATTAACATGGTTACATACAACTCAAGAACACCTCATCaggaataacaaaaaaatctctgATGCTTACCAGATGGAGAAAAACGAATGGTATTAACAGCACATCCATGGTAAGTAAGGCTACTCTGATAAGATACACTAGGAATCTTCTTCTCCGCTTGACCAGAATTTACCAACCATAGCtgaaattattatttcaatttattagTCTACAGTGAATGCAAAAATtcaacaattcaaaaaaaaaaattcccagaTTTCAAACATCTGAATTCCAACAATTGGGGTTTCAAAcattaaaattccaaaattaacCGATCAATTAGATACTAATTGGTCAACATCAACATAAATCGAAGATTTGAGCTGTGAACTGCATAACCTTGATGTCGTAATCGGCTCCGGCGGTGGCGAGTAAACCGGAAATCGGGTGAAAATCGAGGGTTAAAACCGGCTTCCCGTCGTGCCAACTAATCTGAATCGTACCTCCCTTCATTTTTTCTATGTGTTAAATCGTGCACAATGCCC from Camelina sativa cultivar DH55 chromosome 2, Cs, whole genome shotgun sequence includes the following:
- the LOC104743538 gene encoding uncharacterized protein LOC104743538, whose translation is MTKFRKLGRPAGHRMSMLRTMVSQLVKHERIETTVAKAKEVRRLADNMVQLGKEGTLAAARRAGGFVRGDDVLHKIFTELAYRYKDRAGGYTRMLRTRIRVGDAAPMAYIEFIDRENELRQSKPATPQPPPRVPLDPWERSRLTRQYAPPKEEKSSDSADL
- the LOC104743545 gene encoding probable pectinesterase/pectinesterase inhibitor 64, with product MDSPKLPYSLSASSSTPFASSAVKPHRKKVLSRNCILIIIAMSSILLLLLTLLIYATVSKSSHNHRNSTPQSPPTSKDKPPPETPLPPPPIAQIRLACNATRFPDHCVASLSKPGQVPPDPKPVQIIHSAISVSYENLKTGQSKIESILDSSADNKNRTNIAKICLEILSYAQHRTESTDVAVTSGEIKDARAWMSAALAYQFDCWSGLKTVNDTKQVVDTVTFFEGLVNLTGNALSMMLSFDSFGDDVVSWIRPATERDGFWEKAGPSLGSGTTGTKANLGVPSGLTEDVTVCGNGCTHKTVQEAVNAAPDTNGTVKFVIRIKEGVYEETVRVPFEKKNVVFIGDGMGKTVITGSLNVGQPGMTTFESATVGVLGDGFMARDLTIENTAGADAHQAVAFRSDSDFSVLENCEFLGNQDTLYAHSLRQFYKQCRIEGNVDFIFGNSAAVFQDCDILIASKHSKVEQGANNAITAHGRIDAAQSTGFVFWNCSIKGTEEYMKEYQANPKGHKNFLGRPWKEFSRTVFVNCNLESLISPDGWMPWNGDFALKTLYYGEYNNTGPGSVRSTRVPWSSEIPEKHVDVYSVANFIQADEWASITA
- the LOC104743554 gene encoding chromatin assembly factor 1 subunit FAS2-like isoform X1, coding for MKGGTIQISWHDGKPVLTLDFHPISGLLATAGADYDIKLWLVNSGQAEKKIPSVSYQSSLTYHGCAVNTIRFSPSGELLASGADGGELIIWKLHPSETNQSWKVHKSLSFHRKDVLDLQWSPDDAYLISGSVDNSCIIWDVNKGSVHQILDAHCHYVQGVAWDPLAKYVASLSSDRTCRIYVNKPQTKSKGVEKMNYVCQHVIMKADQQRGDESKTIKTHLFHDETLPSFFRRLSWSPDGSFLLIPAGSFKVLPTSEAVNATYVFSRKDLSRPALQLPGASKPVVVVRFCSVAFKLRGSNSAEEGFFKLPYRLVFAIATLNSVYIYDTECVAPVAVLAGLHYAAITDITWSPNASYLALSSQDGYCTVVEFEDNELGESIPISVGKKPVDSEEKQHHIGKTDELMTETRPAESNKLAEAEQNEESKQPLPSLVTTDGKDKEHHVMQKTDEVMTETRQEEEKQPMQSKVNTPVSNKPARKRITPMAIDP
- the LOC104743554 gene encoding chromatin assembly factor 1 subunit FAS2-like isoform X2; the protein is MDVLLIPFVFLHLVFLRELLASGADGGELIIWKLHPSETNQSWKVHKSLSFHRKDVLDLQWSPDDAYLISGSVDNSCIIWDVNKGSVHQILDAHCHYVQGVAWDPLAKYVASLSSDRTCRIYVNKPQTKSKGVEKMNYVCQHVIMKADQQRGDESKTIKTHLFHDETLPSFFRRLSWSPDGSFLLIPAGSFKVLPTSEAVNATYVFSRKDLSRPALQLPGASKPVVVVRFCSVAFKLRGSNSAEEGFFKLPYRLVFAIATLNSVYIYDTECVAPVAVLAGLHYAAITDITWSPNASYLALSSQDGYCTVVEFEDNELGESIPISVGKKPVDSEEKQHHIGKTDELMTETRPAESNKLAEAEQNEESKQPLPSLVTTDGKDKEHHVMQKTDEVMTETRQEEEKQPMQSKVNTPVSNKPARKRITPMAIDP